The following proteins are encoded in a genomic region of Ornithodoros turicata isolate Travis chromosome 6, ASM3712646v1, whole genome shotgun sequence:
- the LOC135396589 gene encoding uncharacterized protein LOC135396589, translating to MVGFSAYGCSNSSVKGHKMFRVPWEKARRMRWAIAINRKKAGGRLWMPGVGARICEMHFVTRMRSDDPSHVDYVPSVFRHDRESETRAERKAKRYERHMRIMHKREAAAAQQHPRLDGEAEVGILGTDYGNTACTDDTSIDDNMGDIALTQAKAVQTDALALCASCSCLQEENEVTISVWIKNAGKQISRQVTGKILQVND from the exons ATGGTCGGATTTTCTGCATACGGGTGCTCTAACTCGTCTGTCAAGGGACATAAAATGTTTCGGGTTCCATGGGAGAAAGCAAGACGAATGCGCTGGGCTATAGCCATAAACCGAAAAAAAGCCGGCGGCCGTCTGTGGATGCCTGGTGTAGGCGCGCGCATCTGTGAGATGCACTTCGTGACAA GGATGCGAAGCGATGATCCGTCGCATGTGGATTACGTGCCATCAGTGTTCCGACACGATAGAGAGTCCGAGACCCGGGCTGAACGAAAAGCTAAGCG TTATGAACGCCACATGCGCATAATGCATAAGCGAGAAGCTGCAGCTGCTCAGCAGCATCCCAGGCTCGATGGGGAAGCCGAAGTAGGGATTCTGGGCACTGATTATGGCAATACTGCATGTACCGACGATACCAGTATCGACGATAACATGGGCGACATCGCATTGACTCAGGCTAAAG CTGTCCAGACAGACGCACTCGCCTTGTGTGCAAGTTGTTCCTGCTTGcaagaagagaacgag GTGACCATCTCTGTGTGGATCAAGAATGCAGGTAAGCAAATAAGCAGGCAAGTTACAGGTAAGATCTTGCAAGTAAATGATTAG